From Struthio camelus isolate bStrCam1 chromosome 8, bStrCam1.hap1, whole genome shotgun sequence:
CTTTCTTGATGTAGAAAAATGATTTAGTTTTCCCAACACAATACACTTTGGCTACTAATAAATCAAAACTCTGAAAAACTTTGGCAGGCtatatttttccatgtaaattaGTTAAAGGAAGAATGCTAATCAACACTTACAGGCTTAgaaaaacagctacagaaaatgTGAGGTACGtttctggaatttcagtattatgAAATCTCTCCATAGtgcttagtttttctttttaagttactGAATCAATGAAATACATAGCTGTAATTCACCTGTGCAATAATGGAAAGAATCCCAAGGACTGCTATAAATGCTGCCACACTTTCAGATGAAAATCCCATTAtctatattaacaaaaaaaaaaaggcaatttgatTATTAATAGTAAAGTATATATTGACATATCAGacatcaagggggaaaaaaatacagaaaattgatTCAACTGCTACTATTCAACTAAACTCAAACTTGTAAAAACAATTattctttcactgaaaaagaaaagagaaaacaaaggaccaaaaacagaaagcaagttaCCAGAATTCCCTCAATAATAAAGCATTGTAACACGGGGAACCTCCTAACCCAAGATGAATGCAAATGATAACAAGACATGAGAAAGTGTTTTATAATGCATTCatctctctcctgttttcctgtctctaaaaaaagaggaaaacaaaacagcaagaggACTAAAAACTACTGAAAACTTTTAAATGATACTAGTTATTCGTACTTACTACATGAATTCAGCAATAGCCAAAACTTAACTAGAAATGCACATTTGCTCAAATCCATATCAAGATGTTAAATTACCTGTCTGAGGTATAGGAAGAAGCTGGAATATTGACCTGCCTCTGGGAGGTAGGAAAGAAAGACTGTTATGCAGATTAGCAGCACAATTGAATCCTGGCCGACTTTCTTCAGTGACTAtggcaagaaaaacaaagcattatAAACCATCTACTCCTCATATTCAGAAAAGCATGCCTAGTAAGAAACTGAAAAGCATATAAATTAATGAAGCTAGCACACAGCACCACTGAAACATTTCCTGCACATTTAGCAAGACTGTTGGCAAAAATATTAGCAGCAGTGTGAGATCACCTGTTTTTTGCCCCCCCAGCtgctcccccccctttttttttttttttaagaacttgaaACATGGTAAATACAATCTCTTTTTTGTCTCAAAAGCTCAGTATCTACAAATGCCCAAATATCTCATATTAAAATAGCTTACCGCAAAAGGGTCAGCCTGTTCCCAAGAAATAGGCGCTCCCCAGGATGCTGGCCTCATCTTCTCTGGCAGTGATTCTGGTACAGcaacaagaataaaacaaatgtctAACAAGGCTATTGCTGTAGCCAGGACTACGACCAAGCTGTCTCCATAGACTCGACCAAGGTAGGCACCAATAGCAGGGCTGGTAACTAAACTTGCTGCAAAAGTTGCTGAAACCTAAAACAAATAACAGCTGGTAAGATCTACAGTTATATAAGTGAAAATTATTGTTTCCCAATTCTTTTCTGATGTTCAGAAGCCTACTCATTCTACTCAGTGGTTAAAGGTAACTTTTTTCTGCGACTATGCAGTAGCAGCTATATATTTCAGATGGgcaaagctttgaagaaaaacaggtttttttccaaCTGGACAATAATGCGAGGCCCACAGCATTCACATGTACTGACATAATTAAGTTTAACTATCCAACAACTGTCTTGCTGCTGTCTTTGGAAGTGATAAGCTGTATTTTCATCTGCATACTGGCAAAATATGCAATGCCTGCTGTTAATCAAGAAGACGTTGCCAGGAAAAACTGTCCATGTATCAAGGACAAGTTAGTAAACTTAATATGCTGGCTAATTCAGCTCATTGCAACAGAACTTCAGGAAGAAGTTTTCAATTAACTACCAGGACTTGTTATGAAAGATGTTAACTTTAAACCTTTAAAGAAACTCTCTCAAAATACCTCAATCCCTAATGCGTACAGGCAGAAAGAAACTATTTAGTCCCACATCCATGTGACAGACTCTGTATTTTGAATGCAACAAAACTGCTAACCCATAATACATAGAGCAGGGTAGGAGGAGCTAATGAAGAAATGGAGGTGAGCTGTATGAACTTATAAAAGGCAAGTTACTCAGCTATGTTTGTTTTGAGCTGAAGCACAACACAGCAGCGTGTTTGGAAACATGAGCAGGATTAGTCAAGCTATACAACGGCAGCTCCAAAATTATCCAGAAATAAAAGTTTAGGTTTTGAAAAGATGACAGTGGCTGAGTAGGACTGATATGAGAAGTAATGGAGAAATGAACTAAAAAGCCCCTCAAATGACATAGTTAATGCTGATGATAACTGCGAGAAAGACAACATCTGAGAGAGATTTTAACATGGCTGTATTATATTTACAGTAGAAACGGAATATTCAAAAGGAGATACAGGCCTGGATGACAAGGAAAACTAAACAGAAGACTCTTACTCCAAACAAAAACTTATTTGCCAAAGAAATCAATTTTGAAAAGCTCTACTAACAGAAAGAGAGCCAAAACCTAAATACATACCAATCCATAGGCCATACTTCTTTCATGTTCTTGGGTTATGTCTGCTACATAtgcaaaaaccacagaaaaagtCACTGCAAAAACTCcagagacagaaataacagcaaAGTACCACCTAAgaaaaagtaggggaaaaaaaaaaaatcagaacagctaAATTATAGAGACAAAAAATTCTCTATTTACAACCAAATACAGGTCAACAATAAATTATCCTGTCCAACTCTTCCTGACAAATAGTAAGATAAACTTTGGTAAAGCCGATGTGAATGTCTCGAAGAGTTGTGCAATTTCTCCTCAGTGCGTTAAGCACAAGGATAAACACCATACTTTTGTAACATCTACAAAAAGCTGCTGCGATTAAGTGCATGTTAAAAATTCTACATCTTAGTATACTAACTTTGACTGGATGCCTATGGCACAAAGCAAATCAGAACCTTCATTTTTTTTGGCGAATCCGGGCTTTGAGATCTCTCAATATTAGTCTTATCTTTACACCCAGACACTAGCACTGATTGCATTTGAAACCTTCATTTACACTTAAGCAGCAAGCTATTTCCCACAAGAAGGGATGAAGAACTGAAATCCATGCGTGCCCAGAGAAGAAAGAGATGCCTCATGTAACTGCTTGACTGGGTGCCTTTGCCCTGTGTCAGTGCTAATGCCACAGTCTCCATTATTTCAGACAGGCCTGCAGGTACTGTGCAGGGGTGGTCGAACAAACATGGAAAATGAATCCTGACTCAGGCACTACCTGGGAATGTACGTGCCAATTAAGAGCTTAATAAACTTCCGCACAGCGCAAAAGCTGACAGATTTTAAAACTTGAGAAACAAAAAAGTGTAGTAAAATTTCAGCATCATTTTAGGTTACGAATGGTTACTTTCACGCATTAGATGAGGATAAATACACAACATAGATCTGTATCAATTCACTGGACCGCATTCCAGTACATTTTCTCCAAGTGCACTGAAGAAGTAAGGGGGCCAATAGCCCAGGGCTCTAAGTCAGCAGGTCTTAAATTCTGATCCAAGGCATTTGGCCTTAGGTCAGCTACTTCAGCTTGACTCTGTTCTCCAGATTTGCAAAGAGTAATACAAAAGCCCCAACATTACTTTGAGGACAAAGAATATCGTATCAGCAATATAACAAATATATTAGCATTCTATAATAACAAGATATACAAGAAATAGAATGTACAGAATATACAAGAGACTATacaagtgtgtatatataaaaaatatattaaaatatatagaaataacGTATagatgaaaaacataaaaatgtaagAATACATAAGAAACAGTAAAGTCTAGTCTGAAAGAATTTACTAACCACGGACTAATCTTCATTAGTGGTATTGGTGCACAGGTGAAAAATACCGTTAGCAGCAAGAAGGACTTTCGTCCCCACACATCAGACAGGGCACCTATGAGTGGGGCACTGAGGAACGATAATAAGCCCTGTAAAGTAAAACATTAAGTTAGAACTGCATGGTAAGAAGCATGATAGCCAAATGTACTACAAACTGAGTGCAGActgggttttatttttgctgaagttGATTATTATGTAGTGCAATACATCAAAGGGAATATGGTCAAGCATTCTTGATCATCTGTCCCATGCCTGGTTACCTAAAATTTGAGTTTTATTACACCAGAGTATCCAGAACTCAAAACAAAAATGATCCAGTCATATTAGCAGTTCCAGGAACTGTGTTTTGAAGTTCTGTCTTTACAAGTCACATAAATGCAAGTAATTGACAATGCACTACTTGAGCAACAAGCTCCAagtgaaaaaaaccctcaaattttAACAGCATTTGTGTCATCTGGGATTAGTAAACtgactgtttttattctttggtGAACTCAAACACAAGGTACAGGCCAAATAACAACTTAGTGAAAGTAAAATGAtgcattttagttttattttttggaaacaaGTTTATTCTCACATTTTATTTACGCCTTCAAAGCTCTACTGAAAGCCTCTTGAACATTTCACTTAACTGGCAGTCATTTGTATACTCCCCACCATTCATTTTACACTGTATGTGCAATTACTTTAACTTTTGTCACCCTACCTTTACTCCTTGAATTAGACCATTCATTAGAAATGTATGTTTTGGGAAGGTTTCATGCAAAACCTAGAGAAGAAATACAAACATTACATACTGCATTGTCATTTACACAATATTATCTGTAAGTGCTGTTCATGATGCACCCAACATCTGTGGTGGCACAAAAAGTACTTTATATTTACATGGATATGTCTCCAtggattagagagagagagagagagagagagagagagagagaaattaatccACCCAAAAcactgagaggggaaaaaaaaacccaaggtaTAAACCATTAATTAATGACCATTAATTTCAGCCTCACTATCCTatgggggcggggagaggggaggaataTGTACATAGTCTATTTCCCCACTCCTGCTTTCGAAAGAATGAGtatttggggggaggggcgggACAGGACATAAAAGTGCACTTTTAAAGACTTTTTGTTCATGTTTACTGTACTTAAAAACTCAAGCTGAGTTTCCCTTTTTCATCATGTAGTATCTCACCAAATACCTAGATCTACATCTTTGGATAAACTCAACTTATATGGAATGCATTAAACATAATATACATTTCTTAACCATCATGTTACAGCAAATGGTGAgttagtaaaaaaaacaaaacaaaacaaaactctctttttaaataaaaccttgcAGCTTCCCTTTCAATAGCTGATATGGTCTACATGTATTCTTTTACTGGTAAGATACCAAAATCTCCTTTTCAAAAAAGTACACACCACCAATATGATGTAAAGCTGTTGCTCTAGCTGTAACAGCACTGACATTTCAAGAAGTACGGTACAATGTCTCGATGCAGAAAAGGAGTCAGCCTTGATAGATGTACAATGCCAAAATCTTACgtgggggcagaggggtgccTGGAGAACCTCCTGAACTGCTGGGTATGTTTGTCTATCAGCTTTGTCATCTAAGTGTTTCCTCCCTCTTTTGTCCTCACTTTGCCCAGATAATTTCTGCCCTggcttctctccttcttcctcaaTTTGGGGCGTTACCAGAAACACACCACAAATAGTCCATGATGTAACTTTCATTCACGTGAACGTTCCTTGCAGGTTTTAGCTTTGCTAGATAGAGGCCTCAGTTCTCTCAATGCTTTGGGAAGGATTAATTTCATTGAACTCTTAAATTTCGGCGTTGCTGGACAGACCACCTAGAACCTAGAAAATTAGCCTGTGGGGAGTCTGGTTTGAGCTATCTGTCCTCTGCTCGGGGTGGAAGAGAGACATCGGCAGTGCCTCCTCTCAATCCAGTGACTAGACCCTAGACATGCAGGTTAAAAGAGAAACCTGTCTTCAGTCTAGCTAACACTGTAGGAGATGTATTCCGTGTAGTAACTGATTCACAGTTTATATGCAAGAGACTGCTCACGTGCTTAACATCAGGTTACAGAATTGCAGCAAGATCTCATTTTAGATGGACTTTTCTTGAAGATCTTTAAGCTTTTGCTCCACTTTGCTTTCTAAGTATGCGTCATCACACACAAAGATCAAATTCAAATGGAGAGCAACCAATTGTACTAGTAAAGAATTTGGTACAAACATATTGGTGTGAAAGTCTCAGTAATTATTGGGCGACTTTGGTGTTAACAGGGTCACTGTAAAGCTTCTGTTGAAAGCACAGCTAGGTTAAAGAGCTCCCTACCTCTAAGTCACCTCTACCACCTCCCGCTGGTGTAATTTTACCGAATATCAAGCATATCCTTGCCTTTGAAACTCTAATGTGCCAACTTTTTGcagcattttgaaaggaaaaataatttaagtattgCAGGTCTTACAGGTTTCACGTCAGAAAACATATGTAAGCTTCAGTGTCAACAGACTTGCACGTAAACAGTTACGTCACATCATTACACAGCTTTAACACAAATAATTCTAAATGTTTGATTTCATATAATAATACAAAACTTTTCACTTGCAGAACAGAGCAGGTCAATGACATACAAATTTCATTTAATTCAGAAATAAGATGTTCAGTGCCTCCGCAGTGATCTCTCACATAGCAAGAAAAAGTTTAAGCATATATATCACTTACCACCAGAGTGGGTGCTGTTAAGAGTCCCCAAGCAAAAAACTCCAAAAATATCACTATGACAGCATGGTAGACACTGGGCGAACCTATTCCTTGAGGCTAaaataagacattaaaaaaaagtgattacTATAACACATATGACAAGCTGTCCCACTCATCAGAAATGCATCTCAGCGTTATAAACAGAAGAGTTAAGAAGTGAAGCAGGACTCAACCACCCGAGTCCTTGAGGTACTCAAGCTAATTGGCACAAAGGGAAATTCCTTTCTCAACCCTTTGCTGCCAACGTGCTCAAGTGCCCTCCTAATGCTCTGcagcgtaaaaaagtgttttctcatttcaaattaaaaaataaaacacttatatTGCCACTCTGGGAAACAAGGAAGCTGATGAAAGTGGGAACAAattcttagaaaaaaattttttttctggaggaaaaactcACACCATGCTGCATGGAAATCAAGTTGTCATCATTTCAAAACACTGTAATGCTCACACTCAGTTGTGTGTCTAATTACAAGCTTAATTAATTACTTGGTGCATCAGACAACTTTATAGTATTTCTGTTAGTAAAAGGCAGCATGGCTAAGTGCAACACTTTCATAGTTctaaatcaagaaagaaaaattgagatAATGGAAGTCAGAAATCAGTCACAGGAACAGCACTGATAGTTTCCCAAAACAGTTTCCCAAATACTGAGTAGCTGCAATGTATTTCACATGTAGCAAGAGATCTGCATAGaagatttgaaagaagaaaattccaATCCTTTAGTGATTTAGTATAATCGGAGAATGGAGGGGAACAGAAagcaagagcaggggtggggtaGCCTGCTCACTTCAAATACTCTGTAAATACTACCCTGTCAAACAGCACGCCACAGCTCACCCTTTGCAAATtgagaaaacactgcaaaaagtattttcatattaAAGTAGTAGGAGGAACTAATCAGAAATCTCATATGCATTCTTTAATCTTAAAAGCACTGCCTTAACATCTACTTTCCTGGCTTTGTGTGGAGATGAGTTACTTGCTTGATGAGACCGAGCATTCATACTGAATAAACCCATGCAGGTTGCAGTTCtcagcttcctctgaagaaagctCAGGCTTATTAACATAAAGatctgatgggagggagtaaagaagagagCGCGCCAACTCTTCTCAGAGGCattcagtgacaggatgagacacaaattgaaatacaggaaattccacttgaacataaagcaggggaaaaaaggtttatttatttaaactgtgaGGGCAGTCAaacaccggaacaggttgcccagagaggttgcgcaGCCTTCATCccaggagatattcaaaacgtgcctggacatggccctgagcaacctagttGACCCTGTCTGGGGGGCAAGGGAGGGTGCTGGACTAGAGACCTTCAGAGATGCCTCCCAACCTCAGCTATTCCACAATACTAAGTTTAAGTTAGATAAtactcaagtctttttttttaattttaattaaattttatatatatatatatatatatatataaaacataaataaaattaaatttagatttctatttaaaataaataaagatttcTGCTACTCACACCCAGCTTTTCTTTCAAGATTCCAATTATTTCCAAcccagaaaaaataaagcttttgaacAAAAATATACTCTTGTAGTATACTCTAtaacttcaaaaattattttaaaacaagtcaattctcaaaacatatttatttatttgaaggcAGAAAATATTCCAGCTAAAACTGTTGTTATCCTGCAACAGTCTAACCACCTCATAGCGTCACTTAACATCATAGTCCATTTTTTTCAACACTGTAAAAATACCCAAGTTCTGTATAGTTTTCAATTAAGTTTGCACTCTGTTTTTGAATCTGGTGGAAGGCCTGAATGCAGAAACACAAGTATTACTGGATGCAGCAGCATGACATCCTTTCTCCTCTCTTGGTAAACAAAAGTTAAAGTCTAAAGGGACACCTGGAAGCATACAGTAT
This genomic window contains:
- the MFSD14A gene encoding hippocampus abundant transcript 1 protein isoform X2, translated to MNGLIQGVKGLLSFLSAPLIGALSDVWGRKSFLLLTVFFTCAPIPLMKISPWWYFAVISVSGVFAVTFSVVFAYVADITQEHERSMAYGLVSATFAASLVTSPAIGAYLGRVYGDSLVVVLATAIALLDICFILVAVPESLPEKMRPASWGAPISWEQADPFASLKKVGQDSIVLLICITVFLSYLPEAGQYSSFFLYLRQIMGFSSESVAAFIAVLGILSIIAQTIVLSLLMRSIGNKNTILLGLGFQILQLAWYGFGSEPWMMWAAGAVAAMSSITFPAVSALVSRTADADQQGVVQGMITGIRGLCNGLGPALYGFIFYIFHVELNELPMPETPPGGSVATQYHLQQNSIIPGPPFLFGACSVLLALLVALFIPEHTNLNVRSSNWKKHCGSHGHPHSPQAPGEAKEPLLQDTNV
- the MFSD14A gene encoding hippocampus abundant transcript 1 protein isoform X1 — its product is MTQGGKKKKRAVNRSIMLAKKIIIKDGGTPQGIGSPSVYHAVIVIFLEFFAWGLLTAPTLVVLHETFPKHTFLMNGLIQGVKGLLSFLSAPLIGALSDVWGRKSFLLLTVFFTCAPIPLMKISPWWYFAVISVSGVFAVTFSVVFAYVADITQEHERSMAYGLVSATFAASLVTSPAIGAYLGRVYGDSLVVVLATAIALLDICFILVAVPESLPEKMRPASWGAPISWEQADPFASLKKVGQDSIVLLICITVFLSYLPEAGQYSSFFLYLRQIMGFSSESVAAFIAVLGILSIIAQTIVLSLLMRSIGNKNTILLGLGFQILQLAWYGFGSEPWMMWAAGAVAAMSSITFPAVSALVSRTADADQQGVVQGMITGIRGLCNGLGPALYGFIFYIFHVELNELPMPETPPGGSVATQYHLQQNSIIPGPPFLFGACSVLLALLVALFIPEHTNLNVRSSNWKKHCGSHGHPHSPQAPGEAKEPLLQDTNV